The Leptospiraceae bacterium genome includes a region encoding these proteins:
- a CDS encoding glycosyltransferase, whose protein sequence is MILSPIVIFVYNRPLHTRHTIEALQKNELANESELFIYSDAPKNESIRESVEEVRAFIKSIQGFKKINIIEREKNWGLANSIIDGVTSIINEYGKIIVLEDDLVTSPYFLRFMNHNLDLYSGDDQVASIHGYVYPINDLPEVFFLKGADCWGWATWKRAWNLFESDGNKLLQELYDKNLQKEADFNNSYGYTQMLKNQIAGKNNSWAVRWYMSAFLKGKVTLYPGESHIENIGLDNSGTHCGVNTNFNVTLTNNLNLDKIEIIENKEARLKFETFFKKLTPSLLKKISRKLRMIFS, encoded by the coding sequence ATGATTTTATCCCCAATTGTTATTTTTGTTTATAACCGTCCTTTGCATACAAGACATACCATTGAAGCATTGCAAAAAAATGAATTAGCCAATGAAAGTGAATTGTTCATTTACAGCGATGCTCCCAAAAATGAGTCTATCAGGGAGTCTGTAGAAGAAGTAAGAGCGTTCATAAAATCTATTCAGGGATTTAAAAAAATCAACATTATAGAAAGAGAAAAAAACTGGGGACTTGCTAATTCTATTATTGATGGTGTAACTTCGATAATTAATGAATATGGTAAAATTATTGTCTTGGAAGATGATTTAGTTACTAGTCCTTATTTTTTGAGATTTATGAATCATAATTTAGATTTATATAGTGGTGATGATCAAGTCGCCTCCATACACGGATATGTTTATCCTATAAATGATTTGCCTGAAGTATTTTTTTTAAAAGGTGCTGACTGCTGGGGCTGGGCTACTTGGAAAAGAGCTTGGAATTTATTTGAATCTGATGGAAATAAATTATTGCAGGAACTTTATGATAAGAACCTACAAAAAGAAGCTGATTTTAATAATAGTTATGGTTATACTCAAATGCTTAAGAACCAAATAGCAGGAAAAAATAATTCTTGGGCAGTTCGTTGGTACATGTCAGCTTTTTTAAAAGGTAAGGTGACTTTGTATCCTGGTGAATCTCATATTGAAAATATTGGTCTTGATAATTCAGGAACACATTGCGGTGTTAATACAAACTTTAATGTGACTTTAACTAACAATTTAAATTTGGATAAAATAGAAATAATAGAAAACAAAGAAGCAAGGTTAAAATTTGAAACTTTTTTCAAAAAACTAACGCCCAGTTTATTAAAAAAAATAAGTCGTAAATTAAGAATGATATTTTCATGA
- a CDS encoding methyltransferase, TIGR04325 family, producing MKKLLKKIIPPILFDIYRSIKPSPYGWKGNYKTWEDAQNDATGYDADEILEKVRNSLLKVKNGEAVYERDSVIFDKIEYSWPLLSGLMLAAAKNKGNLNVLDFGGSLGSTYFQNKKFLDPLANVSWNIVEQIKFVEIGKKEFESNNLHFYYDIENCIKEQSPNILLLSSILQYLEKPYQQLDELLRHNFQFIFIDLTAVSFENERITVQHVPPSIYSAKYPCWILDYNKINLIFEKNNYLLIEQFESLNNFKIIDKSKIIGHYIGELRVKNG from the coding sequence ATGAAAAAACTGCTCAAAAAAATAATTCCCCCGATTTTATTCGATATTTATAGATCAATAAAACCATCTCCTTATGGTTGGAAAGGTAATTATAAAACATGGGAAGACGCGCAAAACGATGCAACCGGATATGATGCTGATGAAATACTAGAAAAAGTTAGAAACTCCCTTTTAAAAGTTAAGAACGGCGAGGCTGTTTATGAAAGGGATAGCGTGATTTTTGATAAAATTGAATATTCTTGGCCTCTATTATCTGGACTAATGTTGGCAGCGGCAAAAAACAAAGGTAATTTAAATGTTCTTGATTTTGGGGGAAGTTTAGGAAGCACCTATTTTCAAAATAAAAAATTCCTAGATCCGCTTGCTAATGTATCTTGGAATATTGTGGAACAAATAAAATTTGTAGAAATCGGAAAAAAAGAATTTGAAAGTAATAATTTGCATTTTTACTATGATATAGAAAATTGTATCAAAGAACAAAGCCCAAATATTTTATTATTATCAAGCATTTTACAATACTTAGAAAAACCGTATCAGCAATTAGATGAGTTATTACGGCATAACTTTCAATTTATTTTTATAGATTTAACTGCAGTATCATTTGAAAACGAAAGGATAACTGTTCAGCATGTTCCGCCTTCAATTTATTCTGCTAAATACCCTTGTTGGATTTTAGACTATAACAAAATAAATTTGATTTTTGAAAAAAATAATTATTTACTGATTGAACAGTTTGAGTCCTTAAACAACTTTAAAATAATAGATAAATCTAAAATAATTGGTCATTATATAGGTGAACTGAGAGTAAAAAATGGTTGA
- a CDS encoding glycosyl transferase has product MYNYCTLFNSIYLTRGLALYESLKKHSAAFHLYIFAFDDRCYQLLKKLNLSNATIISLQEFEDEALLKIKNSRSVGEYCWTCTPSSIKYAIETYRLTHCTYLDADLYFFSDPSTLIEEMDSNSVSIIEHRYTPDYDQTKASGKYCVQFMTFKNDDNGMIVLNWWREACIDWCYARFENGKFGDQKYLDDWTKKFEGVYELKNLGGGVAPWNIQQYQLFNNDNQILGVELSSKKEFNLIFYHFHMFKFLEYNQVDLGYYKFTEQHIEIIYKPYIVHLYKIKMLISEYDSTYDYQGTEKKMVNLISKLKVLKRVLFGYYNIFSLKKFI; this is encoded by the coding sequence ATGTATAACTACTGCACTCTTTTTAATAGTATCTATCTTACTCGTGGTTTAGCACTGTATGAATCGCTAAAAAAACATTCAGCCGCGTTTCATTTATATATTTTCGCTTTTGACGACAGATGTTACCAGTTATTAAAAAAACTAAATCTCTCCAATGCAACGATTATATCTTTGCAGGAATTTGAAGATGAAGCTTTACTAAAAATAAAAAACAGCCGATCTGTTGGAGAGTATTGTTGGACTTGCACACCTTCATCGATTAAATATGCCATTGAGACTTACCGGCTAACGCATTGCACTTATTTAGATGCAGACTTATATTTTTTTTCTGATCCTTCAACATTAATAGAAGAAATGGATTCTAATTCAGTGTCCATCATAGAACATAGATATACACCGGATTATGACCAAACAAAAGCCAGTGGAAAATATTGTGTACAATTTATGACTTTTAAGAATGACGATAATGGAATGATCGTATTAAACTGGTGGCGAGAAGCTTGTATTGATTGGTGTTATGCCCGTTTTGAAAATGGAAAGTTTGGCGACCAAAAGTATTTAGATGACTGGACAAAAAAGTTCGAAGGTGTCTATGAACTAAAAAATTTAGGTGGAGGTGTTGCACCTTGGAATATTCAACAATATCAACTATTTAATAATGATAATCAAATTTTGGGTGTTGAGTTATCGAGTAAAAAAGAATTTAATCTAATTTTTTATCATTTTCATATGTTTAAGTTTTTAGAATATAATCAAGTGGATTTAGGTTATTATAAGTTTACCGAACAACATATTGAAATAATATATAAACCCTATATTGTGCATTTATACAAGATAAAAATGTTAATCAGTGAGTATGATTCAACTTACGATTACCAAGGTACGGAAAAAAAAATGGTAAATTTGATAAGTAAACTCAAGGTTCTCAAAAGAGTTCTATTCGGTTATTATAATATATTTAGCTTAAAGAAGTTTATTTAA
- a CDS encoding FdtA/QdtA family cupin domain-containing protein: protein MAYLIKLPTYSDNRGDLTVVEKVLPFEIKRFYYIYNATEKRGGHRHHKTTQALICLNGSCEIYVNNNVKEELILLNSPDNCLILEPVDWHTMDKFTSGSVLLVFSSEYYDSNDYIDEQY, encoded by the coding sequence ATGGCATATCTAATTAAATTACCTACATATAGTGATAATCGTGGTGATCTTACTGTTGTCGAAAAAGTATTGCCTTTTGAAATAAAACGCTTTTATTATATTTATAATGCGACAGAAAAACGCGGCGGTCATCGTCATCATAAAACCACGCAAGCCTTAATTTGTTTGAATGGTAGCTGTGAAATTTATGTTAATAATAATGTTAAAGAAGAACTCATTTTATTAAATAGCCCGGATAATTGTTTGATTCTTGAGCCAGTTGATTGGCATACTATGGATAAATTTACCAGTGGCTCGGTTTTATTGGTTTTTTCTTCGGAGTATTATGATAGTAATGATTACATTGATGAGCAATACTAA
- a CDS encoding DegT/DnrJ/EryC1/StrS family aminotransferase, whose product MIEYENLKKVNERLFAQYKTQFAEFLNSGWYILGKNVELFENEFAHYCNTNYCAGVASGLDALILAIDAFGFEKGSEIIVPANTYIATVMAIVRNGFTPVLVEPDITTYNIDAKKITEKITKKTKAILVVHLYGKSCDMDAIAQIATEYQLEIIEDVAQAHGAMFKNKKVGSFGIGCFSFYPTKNLGALGDAGAITANDQAYINKIKSLRNYGSKIKYQNDDLGYNSRLDEIQASFLLCKLKVLDEINSHKRKLAKLYLHGLHNEFIKPVVDSDFYDVYHIFNIRFPKRDLLQQYLLENKIKTEVHYPIPPHKQKAMQGFISGSYPLSEQIHETTLSLPISFFHTESDILHVIDVMNNYLK is encoded by the coding sequence ATGATTGAATATGAAAATTTAAAAAAAGTAAATGAACGTTTATTTGCTCAATATAAAACTCAATTTGCTGAATTTTTAAATTCGGGTTGGTATATACTAGGTAAAAATGTAGAGCTTTTTGAAAATGAATTTGCACACTATTGCAATACAAACTATTGTGCAGGTGTTGCTTCAGGTCTTGATGCACTTATATTAGCAATAGATGCTTTTGGTTTTGAGAAAGGTAGCGAAATTATTGTTCCAGCCAATACCTATATTGCTACCGTAATGGCGATTGTTAGAAATGGTTTCACGCCTGTATTAGTTGAACCTGATATTACTACCTACAATATTGATGCTAAAAAAATTACTGAAAAAATAACTAAAAAAACTAAAGCGATTTTAGTGGTGCATTTATATGGAAAAAGTTGCGACATGGATGCGATTGCTCAAATAGCTACTGAATATCAACTCGAGATTATAGAAGATGTGGCGCAAGCTCATGGGGCAATGTTTAAAAATAAAAAAGTTGGCTCGTTTGGTATTGGCTGTTTTAGTTTTTATCCTACCAAAAATCTAGGGGCTTTAGGTGATGCAGGTGCGATAACCGCAAATGATCAGGCTTATATAAATAAAATAAAATCATTAAGAAATTATGGTTCAAAAATAAAATATCAAAATGATGATTTAGGTTACAATTCCAGACTCGATGAAATTCAAGCTTCTTTTTTATTGTGCAAATTAAAAGTTTTAGATGAAATAAATTCTCACAAAAGAAAGCTGGCGAAGTTGTATCTTCACGGTTTACACAATGAGTTTATTAAACCCGTAGTTGATAGCGATTTTTATGACGTTTATCATATTTTTAATATTCGTTTTCCTAAAAGAGATTTGTTACAACAATACTTATTGGAAAACAAAATTAAAACAGAGGTGCATTATCCGATTCCTCCTCACAAACAAAAAGCTATGCAGGGTTTTATTTCCGGAAGTTATCCTTTATCAGAACAAATTCATGAGACAACTTTAAGCTTGCCAATTTCATTTTTTCATACTGAAAGTGATATATTACATGTCATTGATGTAATGAATAATTATTTAAAGTAA
- a CDS encoding DUF1554 domain-containing protein → MKKLTLYVFLLLLLNCLQAKKIPLDLSNPSSPFSFGFFAIGDTSVTSTTTVGLGLQVSLVGSMIEGENRSFPVYLSNAPDSDVTIQISAPNGLTINPTSLTFTITNFSTPQNFTITANEDNTDIADDIYSIQISSIETGTQIYSITIRDNDRRIFVTNSAYNGILGGISGADAKCQADTNKPSSPSGAVYKAMLVNVSDTRSSSGIDWVFQSVISYRRPDGTLIFSSDTNTFAFGTLSSSWAAIAEPAWTGLLANWNTSNDDCQSWTSNLSSKFGSYGTTSGTTNVAIFQNTGGCDQLKRLICVEQ, encoded by the coding sequence ATGAAAAAGCTAACTTTATACGTTTTCCTACTTTTATTATTAAATTGCCTTCAGGCAAAGAAAATCCCTTTAGATTTATCCAATCCCTCTTCTCCTTTTAGCTTTGGATTTTTCGCAATTGGAGATACTTCAGTTACATCAACCACTACCGTTGGACTTGGGTTGCAAGTTTCTTTAGTAGGTTCAATGATAGAAGGAGAAAATAGAAGCTTTCCAGTTTATTTATCGAATGCACCTGATAGTGATGTTACAATTCAAATTAGTGCACCAAACGGTTTAACAATAAATCCAACGTCTTTAACATTCACCATTACAAATTTTTCAACCCCTCAAAATTTTACCATAACGGCAAATGAGGATAATACTGATATAGCCGATGATATTTACTCAATCCAAATCAGCTCAATCGAAACAGGGACTCAGATTTACTCAATTACTATTCGAGACAACGACCGTCGAATTTTTGTTACAAATTCAGCATACAATGGAATTTTAGGTGGAATTAGTGGGGCAGATGCAAAATGCCAAGCCGACACAAATAAACCTAGTAGTCCGTCAGGAGCAGTTTACAAAGCTATGCTGGTGAATGTAAGTGATACAAGGTCGTCCTCAGGGATTGATTGGGTATTCCAATCGGTTATTTCTTACAGAAGACCAGACGGAACTTTGATTTTTTCATCAGATACAAATACTTTTGCCTTCGGAACTCTTAGCAGTAGTTGGGCAGCTATAGCAGAACCAGCTTGGACCGGGCTGTTGGCAAACTGGAATACCAGTAATGATGATTGCCAGTCATGGACATCAAATCTGAGTAGCAAATTTGGTAGCTATGGAACAACAAGTGGAACTACTAACGTTGCTATTTTTCAAAATACCGGCGGCTGCGATCAACTTAAACGCCTCATTTGTGTAGAACAATAA
- a CDS encoding trypsin-like peptidase domain-containing protein, producing MDEFSKIIIGAVNKAKAAVVKIDTLKTVDGKQTTAGSGSGFLFSSDGHLFTNSHVVHGGDKFKTTLFDGSQHEAVLVGEDPDSDLAVLKSFATGYQTVKLGDSNELDIGQLVIAIGNPHGFQHTVTHGIVSANGRTLRTQSGRLIDNIIQTDAPLNPGNSGGPLINADGKVIGVNTATIMGAQGLCFAIGINTAKDIAVELMQTGKVKRAYLGIMSQIVELNNKVMLYNDIRNKKALFVISVEVGSPAWRAGLRDGDYILSFNDEPVESTDDLFRLLTKEKIGQVHNITILRKNQKVILNIMPMEKIHSLQREETTKLPQLR from the coding sequence ATGGATGAATTTTCAAAGATAATCATTGGTGCAGTAAATAAAGCAAAGGCGGCGGTTGTAAAAATTGACACTTTAAAAACGGTAGACGGTAAACAAACCACAGCGGGATCCGGATCGGGATTTTTGTTCTCTAGCGATGGTCACTTATTCACAAATAGCCATGTAGTTCATGGTGGAGATAAGTTTAAGACTACATTATTTGACGGATCACAACACGAAGCTGTGTTAGTAGGAGAAGATCCGGATTCAGATCTAGCTGTTTTAAAAAGTTTTGCGACCGGATATCAGACTGTTAAACTCGGAGACTCAAACGAATTAGATATCGGACAACTTGTTATAGCTATTGGAAATCCGCACGGATTTCAACACACTGTTACACATGGAATAGTCAGTGCAAATGGGCGGACGTTACGCACACAATCTGGGCGGCTAATAGATAACATCATCCAAACTGACGCTCCATTGAATCCAGGAAATTCCGGTGGGCCACTAATAAATGCAGACGGAAAAGTTATAGGAGTAAACACCGCCACAATCATGGGAGCACAAGGTCTATGTTTTGCGATCGGGATCAACACGGCAAAGGATATAGCAGTTGAACTAATGCAAACTGGAAAAGTAAAACGCGCCTATCTCGGGATCATGTCGCAGATTGTAGAATTAAATAACAAAGTGATGCTTTACAATGACATTCGAAATAAAAAAGCGCTTTTTGTGATTTCAGTCGAAGTAGGAAGTCCGGCATGGCGTGCAGGACTTCGTGATGGAGATTATATTCTTTCGTTTAACGATGAGCCTGTTGAGTCTACGGATGATTTGTTTCGACTTTTGACAAAAGAGAAAATTGGCCAAGTGCACAATATTACTATTTTGCGCAAAAACCAAAAAGTAATTTTGAATATCATGCCGATGGAAAAAATTCACTCACTCCAAAGAGAGGAAACTACTAAATTACCGCAACTACGATAA
- a CDS encoding SDR family oxidoreductase, with the protein MSKNIFISGANRGLGLGFVKSSLDKGYTVFAGCRSPEKAEDLIELTSKFKDRLYIINLNPTQLDSIQKAVIEVKSKATSIDILVNNAGINSKSSGVDPVIHLQFGKLQAEPMLAMFHLNSIAPIIMAQEFVELLTASGKGRVINISSWFSSLSIPQKGNYTYSASKTALNMLTKILANDLTILNIISFVVNPGWMKTDMGGKNANLDPADSAKNILEFSEKLNIEDAGKFFNHDGTEHPW; encoded by the coding sequence ATGAGTAAAAACATTTTTATATCGGGGGCAAATCGAGGACTTGGTCTAGGATTTGTAAAATCTAGTTTAGACAAAGGTTATACAGTATTTGCCGGATGTAGAAGTCCAGAGAAGGCGGAAGATCTAATAGAATTGACATCTAAATTCAAAGACAGGTTATATATCATTAACCTGAACCCAACCCAGCTTGATAGTATTCAAAAAGCTGTAATCGAAGTAAAATCAAAAGCAACCTCTATCGATATTTTGGTAAATAATGCCGGTATTAACTCAAAAAGTAGCGGAGTCGATCCAGTTATTCATTTACAATTCGGAAAGTTACAAGCAGAACCAATGCTTGCGATGTTTCATCTCAACTCTATTGCTCCTATCATTATGGCGCAGGAATTTGTTGAGCTATTAACAGCGAGCGGCAAAGGGCGAGTAATCAATATTTCTTCGTGGTTTTCTTCTTTATCCATTCCACAGAAAGGAAACTATACCTACAGTGCAAGTAAAACAGCCTTGAATATGTTAACTAAAATTCTTGCTAACGATCTTACAATATTAAATATAATTTCGTTTGTGGTAAATCCAGGTTGGATGAAGACAGACATGGGCGGAAAGAATGCAAATTTGGACCCAGCAGATTCAGCAAAAAACATTTTAGAATTTTCTGAAAAATTAAACATCGAAGATGCTGGAAAATTTTTTAATCACGACGGAACAGAACATCCTTGGTAG